One window of the Benincasa hispida cultivar B227 chromosome 3, ASM972705v1, whole genome shotgun sequence genome contains the following:
- the LOC120074047 gene encoding probable signal peptidase complex subunit 1, whose amino-acid sequence MDWQGQKLAEQLMQIMLVAFAVVAFLTGYIMGSFRMMILVYAGGVVLTTLITVPNWPFFNRHPLKWLDPSLAEKYPKPQPQEPVVLKKKTAKK is encoded by the coding sequence aTGGACTGGCAGGGGCAAAAGCTAGCGGAGCAGTTGATGCAGATTATGTTGGTTGCATTTGCCGTGGTGGCTTTTTTGACTGGCTATATTATGGGATCGTTTCGGATGATGATCTTGGTTTACGCTGGCGGTGTGGTTCTCACAACATTAATCACTGTTCCGAATTGGCCTTTCTTTAATCGCCACCCGCTCAAGTGGTTGGATCCTAGTTTGGCTGAAAAATACCCTAAGCCGCAACCGCAGGAGCCTGTGGTTTTGAAGAAGAAAACTGCTAAGAAGTAG